Proteins from one Triticum aestivum cultivar Chinese Spring chromosome 7A, IWGSC CS RefSeq v2.1, whole genome shotgun sequence genomic window:
- the LOC123150076 gene encoding dormancy-associated protein homolog 3, producing the protein MGLLDQLWDETVAGPRPDHGLGRLRKYSSFSPSTAAAADVAPAVTHSITIARPPSLSVPSGESSSVPPSPASAPDSPFAAATSSIRKVDGWRAFRRKSKMANVDVVRAEATVGPRSPTVYDWVVISSLDR; encoded by the exons ATGGGGCTCCTCGACCAGCTCTGGGACGAGACTGTCGCCGGCCCGCGGCCGGACCACGGCCTCGGCAGGCTCCGCAAGTACTCCTCCTTCTCGCCCTCGACCGCGGCGGCCGCGGACGTCGCGCCGGCGGTGACCCACAGCATCACTATCGCCCGGCCGCCATCTCTCTCGGTGCCATCCGGCGAATCAAGCTCCGTGCCGCCGTCCCCGGCCAGCGCGCCGGACTCCCCGTTCGCAGCAG CTACCAGTAGCATACGGAAAGTGGACGGATGGAGGGCGTTCCGCCGGAAATCCAAGATGGCCAACGTCGACGTCGTCCGGGCGGAGGCGACCGTCGGGCCCAGGAGCCCCACCGTGTACGACTG GGTGGTGATCAGTTCATTGGACCGATGA